The following proteins come from a genomic window of Bradyrhizobium paxllaeri:
- the murG gene encoding undecaprenyldiphospho-muramoylpentapeptide beta-N-acetylglucosaminyltransferase — protein sequence MDNAPLILLAAGGTGGHLFPAEALGVELIKRGLRVRLATDARALRYSGLFTRDNIDVVPSETVRGRNPLSLARTVMTLGYGTGVAINLVRRLKPAAVVGFGGYPTLPPLIAARLLGVPAIIHDANAVLGRANRFLAGRVNAIATSLPGVLDRDPSLAGKATTVGTPMRPAILAAAAEPFASPEPNGPLRLLVVGGSQGARVMSDIVPPAIERLEPVLWSRIVLTQQVREEDMARVRAIYDRLKIKAELAPFFSDLPARLASSHLVVSRSGAGTVAELAAIGRPSILVPLPGAIDQDQFANAGVLANVEGAVRIPQAEFTPDRLAAEISAFAAEPARLTAMANAARQVGRLDAAERLADLVMKTAGI from the coding sequence ATGGACAACGCGCCTCTCATTCTGCTGGCCGCCGGCGGCACCGGCGGCCATCTGTTTCCGGCCGAAGCACTCGGCGTCGAACTCATCAAGCGGGGCTTGCGCGTGCGGCTTGCCACCGATGCCCGCGCGCTGCGCTACAGCGGCCTGTTCACGCGCGACAATATCGACGTGGTGCCGAGCGAGACCGTGCGTGGCCGCAATCCATTGTCGCTGGCGCGAACCGTGATGACGCTCGGCTATGGAACGGGCGTCGCAATCAACCTCGTGCGGCGGCTGAAGCCCGCGGCCGTGGTCGGCTTCGGCGGCTATCCGACGCTGCCGCCCCTGATCGCGGCGCGGCTGCTCGGCGTGCCCGCCATCATTCACGACGCTAATGCCGTGCTCGGCCGCGCCAACCGCTTTCTCGCCGGCCGCGTCAACGCGATCGCGACCTCGCTACCGGGCGTGCTCGACCGCGATCCCTCGCTCGCGGGCAAAGCCACGACCGTCGGCACGCCGATGCGCCCTGCGATTCTTGCCGCGGCCGCGGAGCCGTTCGCATCGCCCGAGCCGAACGGGCCGCTGCGCTTGCTGGTGGTCGGTGGCAGCCAAGGCGCGCGGGTCATGAGTGACATCGTGCCACCAGCGATCGAACGGCTCGAGCCGGTGCTGTGGAGCCGCATCGTCCTGACCCAGCAGGTGCGCGAGGAAGACATGGCGCGGGTGCGCGCGATCTATGACCGGCTCAAGATCAAGGCCGAACTCGCGCCGTTCTTTTCTGATTTGCCGGCGCGGCTGGCGTCCAGCCATCTCGTGGTCTCGCGTTCCGGCGCCGGCACCGTGGCGGAACTCGCCGCGATCGGCCGGCCCTCGATCCTGGTGCCGCTGCCCGGCGCGATCGACCAGGATCAGTTCGCCAATGCCGGCGTGCTGGCCAATGTGGAGGGTGCCGTGCGGATCCCGCAGGCCGAGTTCACGCCCGACCGGCTCGCGGCCGAAATCTCCGCCTTTGCCGCCGAGCCCGCCCGGCTGACCGCGATGGCCAACGCTGCCCGCCAGGTCGGCCGGCTCGACGCCGCCGAACGGCTGGCCGATCTGGTAATGAAAACCGCCGGAATCTAG
- the ftsW gene encoding putative lipid II flippase FtsW, with amino-acid sequence MLHRDQRTPFSDWWWTVDKLLLGAIMALMLGGVILSLAASPPVATRIGLDPFHFFSRHMLFLLPSLMVLIGVSFLSPKQIRRLALLVFVASIILIVATLAFGAEVKGSRRWITLLGVNIQASESAKPAFVVMAAWLFAESTRRPEMPATSMAMALLLMLVALLVMEPDFGQTMLVLMVWGALFFIAGMRMIWVAGLAGAAAAGLFSAYLLVPHVAGRIKRFMNPASGDTFQVDMAMEAFWNGGWFGLGPGEGIAKRSLPDSHTDFVFAVAAEEFGIILCLALVGLFAFVVLRTLTRAYASEDMFARFAASGLAILFGVQAAINMAVNLQLIPAKGMTLPFISYGGSSIISLAYGVGMMLALTRQRPRTEVESMNAAGVARGYA; translated from the coding sequence TGCTCCACCGTGACCAACGCACCCCGTTTTCGGACTGGTGGTGGACCGTGGATAAGCTGCTGCTCGGCGCGATCATGGCGCTGATGCTGGGCGGCGTGATCCTGTCGCTGGCGGCGAGCCCGCCGGTGGCAACGCGGATCGGGCTCGATCCCTTCCATTTCTTCAGCCGGCACATGCTGTTTCTGCTGCCGTCCCTGATGGTGCTGATCGGGGTGTCGTTCCTGTCGCCGAAGCAGATCCGCCGTCTCGCGCTGCTGGTCTTCGTGGCGAGCATCATCCTGATCGTGGCGACGCTTGCCTTCGGCGCGGAGGTGAAGGGATCGCGGCGCTGGATCACGCTGCTCGGCGTCAACATCCAGGCATCCGAATCCGCCAAGCCCGCCTTTGTCGTGATGGCGGCGTGGCTGTTTGCGGAATCGACCAGGCGGCCGGAAATGCCGGCGACCTCGATGGCGATGGCGCTGCTCCTGATGCTGGTGGCGCTTCTGGTCATGGAGCCGGATTTCGGCCAGACCATGCTGGTCCTGATGGTGTGGGGCGCGCTGTTCTTCATCGCAGGGATGCGGATGATCTGGGTGGCCGGCCTTGCCGGCGCCGCCGCCGCCGGCTTGTTCAGCGCCTATCTGTTGGTTCCGCACGTCGCCGGCCGCATCAAGCGCTTCATGAATCCGGCCTCCGGCGACACCTTCCAGGTCGACATGGCGATGGAAGCGTTCTGGAACGGGGGCTGGTTCGGGCTCGGGCCGGGCGAGGGTATTGCAAAACGCAGCCTGCCGGACAGCCACACCGATTTCGTGTTCGCGGTGGCCGCCGAAGAATTCGGCATCATACTCTGCCTGGCGCTGGTCGGGCTGTTCGCCTTCGTCGTGCTTCGCACGCTGACGCGCGCCTATGCCAGCGAGGACATGTTCGCGCGTTTTGCGGCGTCGGGCCTTGCGATCCTGTTCGGCGTGCAGGCGGCGATCAACATGGCGGTGAACCTGCAGTTGATCCCGGCCAAGGGCATGACGCTGCCCTTCATCTCCTATGGCGGCTCCTCGATCATCTCGCTGGCCTATGGCGTCGGCATGATGCTGGCGCTGACGCGGCAGCGCCCGCGCACCGAGGTGGAATCGATGAACGCCGCCGGCGTGGCGCGCGGATACGCTTGA